A single genomic interval of Methylocystis sp. IM3 harbors:
- a CDS encoding lipopolysaccharide biosynthesis protein has protein sequence MSKNKATVATFWSGADLILRQLVQFIVSVTLARLLAPSDFGVIALLGLFSGIALVFVDGGMSLALISRRGGAPDEETSVFWFNIVMGVICAGLLTFISPLVARFYDQPVLQPLMSVVSAQVIIGSLGSVHSALLTRSLRFRSLLIVGATSSAISGAVGVGLALSGFGVWALAWQGLSMSLTSTTLLWLVGGWRPKLTFNVEHVLSLLGFSGNLVINALLDVAYNQGFSLIIGKLHSIDQLGFYNRASGVQALPSTSLSAIISRVALPIFSARAHDLEAIRRGVGIALRGAMAINVPIMIGLGVLSDIVISVLFGEKWLPAAPILSILCISGLLWPIHVINLQVLLARGDSNTFLRMTVKKHIVGIVAIVVGSFFGIAGLAWSQIVFGAIAAVINTAPSGRALGYGLTAQTRDISGIMVAGMLMGFVLMNARSLIILSPIAELFVMVSLGGAVYFGIALVFRMTFLMEAWEILTNVVKSRAARVALTMD, from the coding sequence ATGTCGAAGAACAAGGCGACGGTTGCGACCTTTTGGAGCGGCGCGGATCTTATCCTGCGCCAGCTCGTGCAGTTTATTGTTTCGGTCACGCTTGCTCGATTGCTTGCGCCGAGCGATTTCGGCGTCATCGCGCTTCTTGGGCTTTTTTCCGGAATTGCTTTGGTATTTGTCGATGGCGGCATGAGTCTCGCGCTCATCAGCCGCAGAGGCGGGGCGCCGGACGAGGAGACTTCTGTCTTCTGGTTCAACATAGTGATGGGCGTCATATGTGCGGGTCTTCTGACGTTCATATCCCCGCTCGTCGCACGCTTCTACGACCAGCCGGTGTTGCAGCCGCTCATGAGCGTCGTATCGGCTCAGGTCATCATCGGATCGCTCGGTTCCGTTCATTCGGCGCTCTTGACGCGCAGCCTGCGCTTTCGCTCCCTCCTCATCGTCGGCGCGACGTCTTCCGCAATCTCCGGGGCTGTTGGCGTTGGTCTCGCCCTATCTGGGTTCGGCGTTTGGGCCCTGGCCTGGCAGGGGTTGTCCATGTCCCTGACCAGCACGACGTTACTCTGGCTGGTTGGGGGCTGGCGTCCCAAACTGACGTTCAATGTCGAGCACGTGCTGTCCCTGCTGGGGTTCAGTGGCAATCTCGTTATAAATGCCTTGCTCGATGTCGCCTACAATCAGGGTTTCTCCCTGATTATCGGCAAGCTTCACAGTATCGATCAGCTTGGTTTTTACAACCGAGCCTCGGGCGTTCAGGCGCTCCCGAGCACATCGCTTTCTGCGATCATCTCTCGGGTCGCTCTTCCGATCTTTTCCGCGCGCGCACATGATCTCGAAGCGATACGCCGAGGCGTTGGCATCGCCCTGCGCGGCGCCATGGCGATCAATGTGCCCATCATGATCGGACTTGGAGTTTTGTCCGATATTGTCATATCCGTATTGTTTGGCGAGAAGTGGCTGCCCGCTGCGCCTATCCTTTCAATCTTGTGCATTTCAGGATTGCTCTGGCCTATTCATGTCATAAATTTGCAAGTATTGCTTGCGCGTGGCGATTCTAATACTTTTCTGCGAATGACCGTGAAGAAGCATATCGTTGGCATTGTCGCTATTGTGGTCGGAAGTTTTTTCGGGATCGCCGGTCTCGCGTGGAGTCAAATCGTATTTGGCGCCATCGCGGCGGTCATTAATACCGCTCCTTCCGGTCGCGCATTAGGGTACGGGCTCACCGCCCAGACCCGCGACATTTCTGGAATCATGGTTGCAGGCATGCTCATGGGCTTTGTGCTCATGAACGCGCGGAGCTTAATTATCTTGTCGCCCATTGCAGAGCTTTTTGTAATGGTCTCGCTGGGTGGCGCTGTTTATTTCGGGATCGCCCTCGTTTTTCGCATGACGTTTCTCATGGAGGCGTGGGAGATTTTGACCAATGTTGTCAAGTCGCGCGCCGCTCGGGTTGCTCTAACGATGGACTGA